DNA from Chlamydiota bacterium:
TTATTCCAGATCCTAAAATGATTGCTGTCTTACTTAAAGGTGGATGCCATGCATCAATGGATCCAAGAGGTGCAACCCATGAAGATATCCTTAGAATGCGCACCCTTCCAGATCCTAAAACACAAACATTTTATTTAAAGGACGCAAGTGGAGCGGTTGTCCAAAGAGATGGGGCAGTATTTTCTACACTTCGAAAAGCAACTCTTCTAAGTGATCGGTTTTATGTAGATGCTGAATACTTAGTCCATATATGGATGCAAAATGTGGCAGGAAAGCCATGGCCTCCTACAAGTTTAAATGGAAGAATACAAAGAGATTGTCTTCTATTTTTACAATCTCCCAGAGAAAAGGTTTATTTAGAACAACAAGACGGCTTTTTTGTTGCAAGAGCAAAAGAAGCAATTAAACCTTTTGAAATCATTGGCATTTATCGTGGTAAAGTTGACCTTAGCCATAAAAAAAGGAATGAAGAACTAAAAAGAATATATCAACAAGCGCAAAAAGAAGCAGAACAAATAAGAACATCCCCTTTACAAAATTTCTCAGAATTGTTTGCCAGTCTCGCAGCTTTGCAAAAAGCACATGAGCTTACGGAAGAATCCTTTCATATTTTAGAAGAAGGGGCATGGACATTTGATTCTGTCGATGGAAGAGAATTTCGCAATCTTGTACCAGAAATTGTAGATTCTTTTCCAAATGCGGCGACATTTGGGGTGACAAATGTGTTAGGCCTGCCAAGTGTTTGTGTTTTGGTTGCTTTAGATCCAATTCCTCCAGGGGGTCTCATTTGTTACAATTACGGAATTCATCATAATGTAAAAATTTTCCCGCGCCAAGAATTTAGAAAAGAAGCTCTAGTAAAAGAAATAAAAGCACTTTTACAACAACATTCTTTTATAGAATGGATGGAGATCCTAGAGACTTTTTTTACAAAGCAACAATTGACCCCTGTTATCCCAAATTCAGAAACCGCAAAAATTTTTATAGAAAAGTTTGGTTACGTTCTTAGTACATTTTCTAGTTGCGCTTATTTAATAAGAGAAAAGATTTTAAAAATTGATGATGTCGTCAAAGTTTTTTCAAGTTCTACGATATTTGAAGATAGGGGCAGCGAGAATTATAACAAGCTTTTAATCCTTTATAAAGGCATTCAAAAAGATCCTTCTATTCTCGATGAATTAGGCGATCAAATATCCATTCTTTCTCGAACAGAGCTATTACAAAGATTTGCTCAAAAAGGCCTTCTTATACCAAACCTTTAAAGTCATTTTGTATCACTGACGCTTAAATATCCACGTACAAGTTAATTTTTTTACATGGTACTCAGACAAAAAAACCTGTTGAAATTAAGGGTTCAATCTTATAAAATATCCTCTTATGACATCAGCTTTGACATGTTTTTCACCTTTTTTAAGTACAACATTTGATGCAAACAAATTTAAAGCATCAAGAGCCAAAATACTATTTTTTGCCAACAATGGCCAAATGTCTGGTTTAGAGCACTTTGTGAAAAAAAATATCGGCATGCTCCGCCGTGTTTTCCAAATAACGTTTAATGGAAGTCAATTTAGTGTCACCGCTCTCCAGGTGGCAACAATGGCACAACGCTATGATTTTGTTGCCAAGCTCTTAGAGCATGATTGTAACAAGGACTACGCATCTAATGGCTATAGAGTTCTGCATTTTGCTGCTATGATACCTGATGCAAAAATGATTGCTGCCTTACTCAAAGGTGGATGCCATGCATCAATGGATCCAAGAGGAGCAACTCATGAAGATATTCTTAGAATGCGCACCCTTCCAGATCCTAAAACACAAACATTTTATTTAAAGGAAAGTGGAGCAGTTGTACAAAGAGATGGGACAGCATTTTCTGAACTTCGACAAGCAACTCTTCTAAGTGATCGATTTCATGTGGACCCCGAATACTTTGTCCGTGCATGGATACAAAATTGGATAGGGAGAGAACCTGACGCCTCAAGTTTACCAGGGAAGGTAAAACAAGCATGCATCGCATTTTTAAAGTCTCCTAGAGAAAGAACTTACTTAACACAACAAGGTGGTTTTTTTGTTGTAAAAGCAAAAGAACGCATTGACGTTGGCGAAATCATCGGTATCTATTATAGTAAAGTAGACTTTACCAAAGAAGCACATGATCGAAAAGTCGATCAAATAAATCATGATCAACAGCAAGCTTTAGCAAAATTTGAAGCTATGGATCCATCTTGTGCTCCTGATGAAGAAAGTTTTAAAGCTCTGATCTTAAAAAAATACGTTGAACAAACAAAAATAGAAGCCTTAGAACAAGAATATTTTGCAGTTTTAGAAAATTGTACATGGATTCTAAATACTTGTAATGGAAAGCATTTTAGAAATTCCATCCCAGAAACTGTCGACTCTTTTCCCAACGCTGCTCTCCAAATAGTATCCAATTTGTTGGGATTACAATACCTTTATGTTTTATTTGCCTTAGAAACCATTTTACCAGATGATCCTATTTGTTATTGCTACGGAATACACCATCAGATACGCAATTCTACGCCGCATCAAGAATTAAGAAGAGAAGCTTTGGAAAAAGAGATGTTAGCATTTTTACAACAGCATTCTTTTAAAGACTGGATTCTGGCTATGGAAGCTTTTATGCTAGTTGTCGAAAAAAAGAAAACTTCCATGAGTCTAGAACACAAAAAAATCATACCTGATCATGAAACCTTTAAAAGAGTTTTAGAAAAATTTGGTTACGTTCTGATTACTTTTTCTAGCTGCGCTTATTTAATAAGAAAAAGTGTTTTAAGCATCGATGATGTCCTATTTGGTCTTTCAAATCCTACTGTATGCTCAGAAATGATTGGTACAGGTCCTTATGATAAACTTTTAATGCTCTACCAAGGTGTAAAAAAAGATCCCTCCGTTCTCGATGAATTGGGAGATCAAATATTTTCTCTTAGCATAAAAGAACTCTTAGAAAGATTTGTTCAAAAAGACCTTATTTAATCATTTGTTTCGTGTCAAAAAGCCAGCTGGATTGCTGTTTTGTTAAAAGCTTGCTCTGAATCGCTGCATCTTTAAGACTAAGGTCTTTTTTGCGTGCTAGATCAAAAATGCGTGCAGCTTTTTCATGGCCAACCGCTTCATTGAGTCTGTAGGAGACAATGAGCGGATGTTTCAAATTCTCTTCTAAGCGCTCAAAATTGGGTTTAATGCCCATCAAGCACTTGTCTGAAAAATTGACAGCCACATCTGATAAGAGCTGGATTGATTGCAACAGGTTATAAATCATGAGGGGCTTGTAAGCATTGAGCTCAAATTGTCCTTGCGTCGCAGCAAAGCAAATAGATGCATCGTTGCCAATAATTTGTGCCATGACCATTAAAAGAGCTTCGATTTGCCACGGATTGGATTTTTGTGGATTGAGTGAGTGTTCATGGTTTGATGGCAGATGGATTTCAAAAAAGCCGCTATTTGGACCAGAGGCCATCAATTGTAAATCTTTGGCCATTTTATGAAGAGAAATCGCTAAGTGTCTTAAAGCTGCGCTCATTCCTACTATGGCATCGTGCGCAGAAATTTTTGAGCCTTTATTGAGTGCTGGGAAAAAAGGTAGATTAGTATTTTCTGCCAAAATTTCACAGACGCGATGCGAAAATTCTAGAGGCATATGTGTGGGCTTGCCTACAAATTCTCCACCTAGAGGTATCTCATATAGGTGCATCAAGGCTTTTTCTAAAGCTTGCATCCCAAATTCAATCTGCGTGCGATAAGATTCAAATTCATAGCCTAAAGTAATTGGCTGGACATCCATAAGGTGTGTTCTTGCAATTTTAACAACACCTTGAAATTCTTCTTCTTTGGCCTTGATGGCTGTTTGAAGCATTTGTAATTTGGGAAACAGCTCATAGATCGTTTTTGTAGCAGCAGCCACATGCATCGCTGTTGAGAAGGTGTCATTCGCAGATTGATTAAGATTGATCTCATCAAAAGGGTGGATAGCATCCTTTTTTTTGCACTTGTGTTTGGTATTGATATAGTGAGCAAGCACTTCGTTGATATTCATATTGGTATGCGCCCCATTGCCCGCCTGCCATACTTTTAGAGGAAATTGGAGATCTAGGTGTGACCTTAACACCTCATCGCACGCTTCTTCGATCCACTGATATTTTTTTTTAGAGAGCAACTTGAATTCAAAATTGGCTTTTGCAAATGTTTTTTTGATCAATGCATAAGCATAAATGATTTCTATTGGCAAATGTTCATTGCCAATTTGAAAATTGTCTAAATAGCGTTGGGTGTGAAAACCCCACAATGCTTCCTTGGGAATCTCAATGAGCCCATCAAGATCTTTTTCAGACCGAAACTCCATATCTATACCTCATCTCATCATCATTTTACTCATACATGAAAGATCGGGTATTTGACAAGCTTAAAGCAGTACAGAGGCTGTAAACGCAAAAGCAAAGAGCGCAAAGGATTCCACAATCCCCAAAGCAATCACACTTTTGCCAAAAATGCCTGGTTGCTTGGCTGTTGCTTGAATGGCCGTAGCAGCACAAAGCCCTTGATATATCGCTGAAAACAGGATAGTTAAACCAATGGCTGTTCCAATGCCCACGCCTGCAAGAGCTGTGATTTTGCCAGCCTTTAGGCTGTTATTCATCAGAAACAACAACACAACGCCATAAATGGCTTGGGAAGAGGGAATCGCTGAGATTCCTATAAATTTTCCGTGCCCTTCTTCAATGCGGCTCATCACTCCATGAGAGGCCATGCCAGCAATGGCACAGCCAATAGCTGCCCCAATACAAGACAGCGCAAGGATAATTGCAGGGCCAACTTGTGTATAATCCATTTTTTTCTCCTTATGGTTGTAAAAATTGTAGAGGTTCAAAGCGCTTGCCTTCTCCTTCAAACGAATAATGGTACCATTCTAAAAAATTCAATCTCAAGCCATGGATCACTCCTGCCATGGTTGCAAACACTAAATTCATCACATGTCCTACCAAAATGGTAATTGTACCAAACACAATGTTCATTTGAGAGCCCATTTGGTTAAAAGTGGCAGCCATTGCCATACCAGCAAAAGCAAGTGCATATAAACGTAAATAACTCAATACATCGGCAAAAATTTGAATGCTATTTGTGATTTCACTAAGCCCTTTAAGTCTTTTTTGAATAATCGCAAGCATGCATGCAAGAACAATCCCAAAAATAAAAATCTTAAATCCCACCAAAGCCGACCATTCTTTGGGAATATTAAACAAGAAATATAACATTGAAGTACCATTCACCTCACTGGGGAAATAGAGATAACCTCCAATAATAAATAAGATCCATCCAAAGTTGGCATAGTGGGAAAACGCAGTGCGCATTAAAGACAGGATTATATGAACAGCTCCAATAATCAACGAAAGCTCCAACATAATATCGCCAAAAAATTGCTTTTGCATCTCATATTTAATGCCAGCATCATCCTCATCACTTGCAGCATTCAAAATATCCGCAGGATCATTCAAATTTTGAATAGTTGGATATTTATTAGTCCATTCTTGCCATACACTGTCCTGAGCTTGTTTATGGTACATCACCTTTTTTTCAATGATCCTCTCAATGAAAGAATACTTAGCAAGAGGAGATTTTGGGCTAATACCTAATCCAAAAAAATTAAAGGTGAGCCCTCCCCAAACGATACATCCTATCGACAAAATGAAGGCGAGTTTGATAAAGCGTTTAAACGTGTCTTTTGCATCTGGGAACTTGAATTTTAAGAAAAAGGACAAAATAAGAAACACCAAACCATAGCCTGCATCAGAAATAATGATCGAAAAAAAGAAGGCAAATGCAATCAAGACCCAAAGACTTGGATCTTTGTCATGCACACCTGGTGTATCATACAAATAGACCAAATCTTCGCCCACTTTGCTCAAATTTTTATTTTCCAAGCACGTCGGAACTTTGTCTGTTTTCTCAATCACCACCTCTTCAAACATGATAGAAAAATGCTCAGTGAGTTCTTTTAATTGCTTTAGATGATTGATCGAAATAAAGCCAGAAATGGTAAACACTTTTTGATCTAAATGCTCAATAATACTTGAGCGAGCAGACTCTAAATGGTGCATATTTAAATGGTGTAAGTACCCTTCAAAGATCTGGTCAAAATATTGCGTTAAATCGCGCAAAAGTGTTTCATTTTTTTGAATCAAGACTTCTGCATCTTTTTTCTGAATCTTCAAAATATCGACAGAATGATCGAATTGCAAAGGAAGTAGGCTTTTGATCTGCATCTCTTTTTTTGAAAGCCCCAAATAGTAATAAAGATCGTATTGAGCGCCAATATAAAAGAGATTGTCACTCAGTGTTTCTAGGTGTTTTCTTGATACAAAAAACTGAAATTTGAGCCCCGCAGTTTGTTCTATCTTTTCTACTTCATACTTATCAAAATGGCCAAATGGAGCCACTTTTTCAATCTCACCATTTAAAAGTCTAAGATGTTCTTTTAAACCCACAAGTTCTTTTTCTACTCGAATGATCTCTTGGATAAGGTCCCAAGATACTTTTGTCTCATCTTTTATCTGTGGCTTTCTTTCATGTTTTTTCAAAATTTTTAGCGCTTTGATATAGTTTTTAATGTCTTGAGGCAATACTTTTTTTTGGGGAGAGGGATCGATAAATTGAACAAAACCCATCTTTTGTGCCTTTCTAAAAAAAAGCTGGACATTACTCTCTACACCCAGAAATAAGATTTTTTTGACATCATATCGCATGTTTTAACTTCTTTTTTTGAGCAGCTTTGGCTTGGCAAATAAATGCCAGTTCTAAATCTCCTAGAAACACTTTGATCTTTTTGATGTTTTCTTTTGCTCTAGGAATTAACACTTTTTCAAACAAATTTACACGGATAGAAACTTCACGCAATTCATATTCTAAGCGCTTTTTTTTATCCAATAATAGTTCCAGTTCGATTTCAATCGTTTTGATTTTATGAATAAAAAAAACAACTGTATCAACAATAGGATGCGTATTGAACATACTGTAGTTGAGCTCTTTGAAAATGAGTTTGTTGAGCACTTTGATTGATACACCTGCAATGTTTTCTGTTCTTGTATCTAAGCGCTCAACGTGCGCAATATCTTTGATAGACACACCACCTAAATCACTAAACAGGTAGGCAAATTCTATGATCTTTTGTTTTAGTTCGTCAAATTCGATCATTTTTTGATCATATGCAAGAACTGTTTCATTCACCTCATGTTGGAGCAGAGATTTTTTAAGCTGCAATGTGGGCAGGTATTTTTCCAATTGACCCAGTTTATACTGCCAAGATCTAAGTTCATTTTTTGTTAATTTTAAACGCATTAGCTACTCACTTTGCCAATATTTTTCTACAAACGCCTGTTTGATACCAATCTCATCTGGTCTAAAACATTGAGATAGCGTCTTCCAACCAAGATCGAGCGCCTCTTCTAAAGGCAAGTTGACTTTCAAATTCATCATGCGATCTTCAAACAAAATAGAATAGGATAAAAGCTTTTCATCCCATTGTGAAAGTTTAAAACCCATAGCTCTTCTTTCTTTTGCTTTTAAAGAATCTGCATAAAGCCGAATCATGGTATTGGCTAAATCTCCATGATCTTCTCTTGTCACTTTCCCAATCACTTGCTGTTTCAATCTTGATAAAGAACCAAAAGGGTTGATCTGGCCATCAATAAGATAGAATTGCCCTTCTGTAATGTATCCCGTATTATCTGGAATAGGGTGAGTCACATCATTTCCTGGCATTGTGGTGACAGAAATAATCGTAATTGATCCCGAAGCATCAATATCGACAGCTTTTTCATACCTGAGTGCTAAATCTGAATATAGAGAACCTGGATAACCTCGATTAGAGGGAACTTGGTCCATTGTAATAGCAATTTCTTTGATGCTATCTGCAAAAGCCGTCATATCTGTTAACAGCACGAGCACATCAAGATTTTGCACGGCATATTTTTCGGCGCACGCAAGTGCCATATCAGGCACAAGTAAACATTCAACAGGAGAATCGGTGGCTTTGTGAATAAACATCACCGTTTTATCCATCGATCCCGATTTTTCCGCATTTTCAATAAAGGCCATGTAATCATCAAAACGCAGTCCCATGCCACCGATGATGACCACATCCGCATCCGTTTGGTTGGCAATACGCATAAGCAATTCATTATAGGGCTCCCCTGCTACAGAGAAAATGGGGATTTTTTGGGATTTGACAAGACAGTTAAACACATCAATCATCGGAATGTTTGTTCTGACCTGTTCATGAGGCACAATTCTTCTTACAGGATTAAATGTGGGTGTATTGATTTCAATCTCTTCTCCAACAATATCAGGTCCATTATCGATGGGTTTGCCCATTCCATTCAATCTACGGCCCATGAGTTTTTCACCAAATGTCACTCGCATCAAATGAGAGAGAAAAGTCACGCGATTTCCTGTGGAAATGCCACGCGTTTCTTCAAAGACCTGAATGGTCACTTTGTCTTTTTCAAAACGCAATACAGAGCCTAAGACCAACTGCTTGTTATTTTTTTCAATCTGACAAAGTTCGCCTAATTTGATATCTTCCGCCCGAACTGTGATCAAACTTCCCCGCACATCTTCAATACGCTCATAAATACGCTTCACGTGTTAACTCCTTACTTTATCCAAAGAGATCTCTTCGATTTTTTTCAAAATCTGTTTTTTTTGTTTTGTGTATGCTTCACTTTTGAAAGATAGATAATTAAAGTTCTTCATTTCATTTTGAAGTATTAAAAAATAGTCCCTTGCTTGGTCTTTATCTTCAAAAGCATTGGGCATCTCAAAAATCTTTATCATAATGGAAAAAAGTTCCAGCTGGCGTTCCATAGGACAATAGGTATCCACTTTATCAAAGGCATTTTGTTGAAGGTAGCAAAAATCATATAACTCACCTTTTAAGTAAATTATCATGTCTTCTAGGGCAACACCTTCTTCTCCGACAACCTCCATACGCTTTTGAATCTCGTCTGCCATTTGTAAAATTTCGTGTGCTTTTCTTACATGCCCTTCCCAATTGCTAATAAATTTTTCGAGATCTTTTGAAGTAACACTTAAATATTTTGACCAGGATATCAAAGGATCGATGGCAGGATAGCGACGCGCATCGGAACGCACGCGAGAAAGCCCTAAAAAAGCCCCGACAACAGAAAGCGTAGCTTGCGTCACAGGCTCTTCAAAGTTTCCACCTGCAGGCGACACCGTAGCACCAATTGTCATTGAACCCACTTTTCCATCTAACACGCTCAATACGCCAGCTCTTTCATAAAAACTTGCAATACGAGATGCCAAGTATGCCGGAAAAGCTTCTTCACCTGGAATTTCTTCGAGTCTGCCACTCATCTCACGCAAAGCTTGTGCCCATCTTGAGGTGGAATCCGCAAGTAAAAGTACATGCAAGCCCATTTGCCGGTAGTATTCTGCAATCGTCGCTCCCATATAAATGCTAGCTTCTCTAGCAGCCACAGGCATAGAGCTTGTATTACAGATGATCACGGTACGTGTCATCAACGATTCTCCTGTATGAGGATCGATTAAGTGAGGGAATGTTTTGAGCATATCGACAACTTCACCAGCTCTTTCTCCACAAGCACAAACAATCACAATATCGACGTTGGAATATTTAGAAAGGTGGTGTTGTAAGACGGTTTTTCCCGCACCAAAGGGACCTGGAGAACAAAATGTCCCTCCCTTCAGAACAGGAAACTGCGTATCGATGACTCTTTCTCCTGTTGACATCATCTCTTTTGGCTTTTGCTTTTCTCCTTCTTGAAGCGCAAATTTTACAGGCCAACGTTGTAACATCGTCACTTCGATGACTTGACCTTCTTGATCTTCTAATTTAGCAATCACTTCTTCGATGGTATAACTTGCCTTTCGAGCCATCCATGTGATCTTATGGGTTCCAAACAAAACAAAAGGAACCATGATATGGTGAGAAAAATGCAGCTCTTGCGTCGTGCCTAAAGAATCTCCTCTTTTGACCACCTCTCCAACATTCTTTCCTGGATGAAATTCCCATTTTCTTTTGCGATCAAGAGAAGGTATGTACAATCCGCGTGGCAAGAAATTCCCTGCTTCATCGGCAATTTTCTCTAAAGGGTTTTGCAAGCCATCAAAAATAGAGGTGAGCAATCCAGGTCCTAATTCTGCTTCTAGAAGTTCTTTTGTAAATGTGACCTTGTTTCCAAGTTTGACTCCACTGAGATCTTCAAAAACTTGTGCTTTAACAACACCTTTTTGTATTTCAATGACCTCTGCTTTTAAAGAAACATTTTCAACTTGAACATAGCAAATCTCTCCTTGTCTTACATCGCCTTCAAAGGCAACATGAACAAGGTTTCCAAATGCAAAAATAACTTTTCCTTTCGCAGCTTTCATTTTTAACCTCTAAAATAACATCTTTAAAAACTCTTCTTGCACATAAGATCTATAGAGTTTTTCAAGCAAAATAAATTGTGCAAAATAAATAAAAAAATACTCTTTTCCTAAAAAAACAGATTTCTGTGCTTCTAGTTTATTAAATAGAAACTTTATTGTCTCGAAATAGAGTTTTTTAGGATCTTCAAAATACGTATCAAAAATAGGTTTTAACTTTTCAAATCCATCTACAGGTTGAAATTCTGCCACGTCCCTTTGCGTTAAAATGTGATGCACAATTTCATCTTTTGTATCTTCAAACTCAAGCTCTCGATCTACATTTCGTTGGATTTTTTTGCATCGAAATGCCACTTGCATCAATGTGAAGGTACGAAGCAAATGATAAAATTTTTTTAAAAACCCATTGCCTTCAAGCTTTTCTCGATAAAACCTAGCTAAAAGCTCTGGAAAGTGTTTTTTTTGCTCTTCAGGATTTTGGTAATCGGAAAAGAAATCAAAAATATAGCTAGGTAAAGACTCTAAATGCAACAAGTCTTGCAGCTGCTTTTTATTATAATTCCCAAAGTTTGAAATGGTATAGCCATATAATTGACGCTGCAGGTTAAAAAGATCGAAAAGCTCACGGATTTGCCAAATGATTTTTTTATCATTTCTAGAAAAATTTAACTCAATTAAATCCATAAGTTCTTCAAATGCGATGCTAGGTTCTTGATGGATATTCAAGCGAGGCAGGGAAGAAGAGACAAATACATAGTACATAAGCTACCTTAAAAGCTCGTGAAATTCTTTTCTCAAAAATTTTAAAAGTAAATCAAAGATGGCTTTATCTGACATATCGATCGTCAAGTATTGATCTTTAATTTTGACAAGAGCTCCCCCTTCTAATCCTTCTAGCTGAATCACATTTGCCTCAATTTTTTTTACAAAATCTTGGGTAAAATAGGAAAAAAGTTTTTTCAAATCTGTGTGTTTTGAAACATCGATTTCTACATTGGAGAGCGTTTCAAAATCAGAGGCAAGACTTTTGATAAATTCTGCGACAATACTTTCTTCTTGAGCTTGTTTTTGGATAGAAAGAAGGACGCTTTTTTTAAAAAATCCTTTTTCTAGTTCTTGTTTCAAATAATCCATCGTTTGTTGTTTTGCAGAATCAATCGCTTTTTTAAAAATACCAAGGCGCTGATCTATTTCTCCTTGCGCTGACTGTATGATTTTTTCTTTTTCTTCATGACCTTCTCTTATAAGCTGATCGTACATTGTTTTTGCTTGATGCTCGATATCTTCTTTTTCTTTTAGGACAGGGTCGAGTGTCTCTTTTTTGATCTGATCACAAATTTTTTGAATTTTGTGTTCTTGATTGAATAAATCTTTCATCTTATACTTCCGTTAAGTTTGTCTATAGTTTGGGACAAATGCGAGTTTTTTTCAATAAAAGATTGTTTCAAACAAAGAGTTTGGGCAAAATGAAAAAAAAGCGTAGGAAAATGAAAAAAATTGTTGTTTTTCTAGTTTCTGTGATGCTTGTTTTACCTAACATGTCATTTGCAGGTAGACTCAATAAAGAACGGATGCCAGATCCCATTGATGAAAAGAAGCCTTCTGCTGTTTCAAAAGCCTATTGGTCTGCAAACACATGGGCTTCTGCAGACAGCGTTACAACAGGAATTGGAACAGATATGATAAAGTGGGGGTTTGGTTTAAGTGTCGTGTTTGCCATTTTAACACTGATTTTTTCTATTGGAGAACAAGGACAGCATGCACATGTACATAATGGTGATGACTCTGGCTTATGAAATGGTTATTTTATCTCTTCTGTCCGCTTGTTTTTGCCACCTATCCTATTTTCGACCTTCCACAAGATTATAATCTCTATCCTAGAAAAGAGAATCAGCTTAACTATTTTGTCTATTCTAAGAATTCCAAAATTTCCATCAATTATTCCACACAACTCACTCCCCTAAAACTGCATGAATATGTAGAAAAGGTCAAAGAATCTTACCTCAAAGATTCTAACTTTGAATGCAAAATATTGGGCGCCCTGAGCGCCAAAAATATCACAGGAACCCTGATTCAAATCAATGTTGAAAAAACGCCTTTTGGAAGTATGCAACTTTGGCAATGGATCTGTTTAGATAATCATGTGATTTATGTTTTGACAGCATCTGCGCCACAAGATTTGTTTACTGAGCATGCAAAAATCTTTCAAAAAGTCTTAGAATCGTTTACTCTTGTTGAAGATCCCCTAACGCTTGTCTCTATCAAAAAACAAGAAGCTCTCAAAACGGCCATTAAAAATGTTGTTGTGCAAGGTAAAAAATACCAACAAGATTTTTTAGAAGATCAAAAATTTCAATCCGATGTATGGATTCCATTCAAGCACTTTTTAATTGAAAACTTCGATGAAAAAGGGTTTTTATTCATGCACGCAATTTTAGATCACACAAAAAAACAGATTGAGACACCATGAAATTTCTTTTACCTTTTTTGCTCATTCTATGCTCCTTCCAAGCTCAAAGAATCCAAGGCCACAACAAACATCAAAGCTTTGCCAAAATCACTCTTCCTTCTTTAGAAACTCCTTCTGTATATCTAGAAATCATCAAAGACCAAACAGGTTTTGCTTTTTGGATCTGCAAAGAAAAAGGGCGTTTTGAAAAAATTGCTTCTCATGTGCCCATTTTTGTCTATTCTTCAAAAAAACAGATTTTCTTGCCTCTTTTAATGAGGGGCGATCAAAAACTAAAACTCGAAAAAGAGGATGTGGATACTCTACTCCAATTAGAAGATAAAACACTCACACTTGTATGTGATGGTAACACTTTTCATGTAGATAAAAATTTACTCAAGCACATCAAACACCATCATAAGCGCATATCGCTGCCCACATTTGACATTGAAGTGCCCACACATTAGACTGGGAAAAAAACGGGTGAGGTCATATGAGTAGTTTAGATGAGTTAAAAAAACACACAACTGTTGTTGCAGATACAGGCGATTTTGAATCGATTAAAAAATATAATCCACAAGATGCCACAACCAATCCCTCTTTGATTCTAAAAGCAGCTCAAGATCCTCAATATGAAGCGATCATCAAAAAAGCTATCTCGGATGGAAAAACAGCTGGTTCAAAAGAAGAGCAAATGCATTCTATCATCGATCACATCATGGTCGGTTTTGGATGCGAAATTTTAAAAATTGTTCCTGGCCGCGTATCTACAGAAGTAGACGCCAGGCTTTCTTTTGATTCTCAAGGCTCCATTAAAAAAGCGCATACGTTAATCGATCTTTACAAAAAACAAGGGATTGAAAAAGAACGCATTCTCATTAAGCTTGCCTCAACCTGGGAAGGTTGCATGGCTGCAAAAGAGCTTGAAAAACAAGGCATTCATTGCAATATGACGCTCATGTTTTCTTTACCTCAAGCCATTGTGTGTGCTGATGTCAATGCGACTTTGGTCTCTCCTTTTGTTGGA
Protein-coding regions in this window:
- the fumC gene encoding Fumarate hydratase class II; protein product: MEFRSEKDLDGLIEIPKEALWGFHTQRYLDNFQIGNEHLPIEIIYAYALIKKTFAKANFEFKLLSKKKYQWIEEACDEVLRSHLDLQFPLKVWQAGNGAHTNMNINEVLAHYINTKHKCKKKDAIHPFDEINLNQSANDTFSTAMHVAAATKTIYELFPKLQMLQTAIKAKEEEFQGVVKIARTHLMDVQPITLGYEFESYRTQIEFGMQALEKALMHLYEIPLGGEFVGKPTHMPLEFSHRVCEILAENTNLPFFPALNKGSKISAHDAIVGMSAALRHLAISLHKMAKDLQLMASGPNSGFFEIHLPSNHEHSLNPQKSNPWQIEALLMVMAQIIGNDASICFAATQGQFELNAYKPLMIYNLLQSIQLLSDVAVNFSDKCLMGIKPNFERLEENLKHPLIVSYRLNEAVGHEKAARIFDLARKKDLSLKDAAIQSKLLTKQQSSWLFDTKQMIK
- the atpD gene encoding V-type ATP synthase subunit D, producing MRLKLTKNELRSWQYKLGQLEKYLPTLQLKKSLLQHEVNETVLAYDQKMIEFDELKQKIIEFAYLFSDLGGVSIKDIAHVERLDTRTENIAGVSIKVLNKLIFKELNYSMFNTHPIVDTVVFFIHKIKTIEIELELLLDKKKRLEYELREVSIRVNLFEKVLIPRAKENIKKIKVFLGDLELAFICQAKAAQKKKLKHAI
- the ntpB gene encoding V-type sodium ATPase subunit B, which codes for MKRIYERIEDVRGSLITVRAEDIKLGELCQIEKNNKQLVLGSVLRFEKDKVTIQVFEETRGISTGNRVTFLSHLMRVTFGEKLMGRRLNGMGKPIDNGPDIVGEEIEINTPTFNPVRRIVPHEQVRTNIPMIDVFNCLVKSQKIPIFSVAGEPYNELLMRIANQTDADVVIIGGMGLRFDDYMAFIENAEKSGSMDKTVMFIHKATDSPVECLLVPDMALACAEKYAVQNLDVLVLLTDMTAFADSIKEIAITMDQVPSNRGYPGSLYSDLALRYEKAVDIDASGSITIISVTTMPGNDVTHPIPDNTGYITEGQFYLIDGQINPFGSLSRLKQQVIGKVTREDHGDLANTMIRLYADSLKAKERRAMGFKLSQWDEKLLSYSILFEDRMMNLKVNLPLEEALDLGWKTLSQCFRPDEIGIKQAFVEKYWQSE
- the ntpA gene encoding V-type sodium ATPase catalytic subunit A, yielding MKAAKGKVIFAFGNLVHVAFEGDVRQGEICYVQVENVSLKAEVIEIQKGVVKAQVFEDLSGVKLGNKVTFTKELLEAELGPGLLTSIFDGLQNPLEKIADEAGNFLPRGLYIPSLDRKRKWEFHPGKNVGEVVKRGDSLGTTQELHFSHHIMVPFVLFGTHKITWMARKASYTIEEVIAKLEDQEGQVIEVTMLQRWPVKFALQEGEKQKPKEMMSTGERVIDTQFPVLKGGTFCSPGPFGAGKTVLQHHLSKYSNVDIVIVCACGERAGEVVDMLKTFPHLIDPHTGESLMTRTVIICNTSSMPVAAREASIYMGATIAEYYRQMGLHVLLLADSTSRWAQALREMSGRLEEIPGEEAFPAYLASRIASFYERAGVLSVLDGKVGSMTIGATVSPAGGNFEEPVTQATLSVVGAFLGLSRVRSDARRYPAIDPLISWSKYLSVTSKDLEKFISNWEGHVRKAHEILQMADEIQKRMEVVGEEGVALEDMIIYLKGELYDFCYLQQNAFDKVDTYCPMERQLELFSIMIKIFEMPNAFEDKDQARDYFLILQNEMKNFNYLSFKSEAYTKQKKQILKKIEEISLDKVRS
- the ntpK gene encoding V-type sodium ATPase subunit K, translating into MDYTQVGPAIILALSCIGAAIGCAIAGMASHGVMSRIEEGHGKFIGISAIPSSQAIYGVVLLFLMNNSLKAGKITALAGVGIGTAIGLTILFSAIYQGLCAATAIQATAKQPGIFGKSVIALGIVESFALFAFAFTASVLL